A genomic region of Oryza glaberrima chromosome 1, OglaRS2, whole genome shotgun sequence contains the following coding sequences:
- the LOC127760478 gene encoding uncharacterized protein LOC127760478: MDADEAAGSSRRMDLNLYLGLPRAPRPRRSDLGSDLALSTPMPSSPSSSAASVDAPPPPPELSHPPYSPSHADLSPPLQEVYSLYNPDDPPASETHLPPYAPPPAPVVSELPDDLEFGLHPPPPLVRASELLGWEDRPSSSTASSSFLPDTAARYWRLLEQTGSRWLRARRFRSDLPPLSSEAYPAGRDAAAVPVLQHEPMNDTVEHNKVAADGAEVGASEESEEQGRSAATFECNICFDMASEPVVTSCGHLFCWPCLYQWLNVYSNHKECPVCKGEVTEANITPIYGRGNSCLDAEKAVEGGKQTGPTIPPRPHGNRLESFRQQFHHLRPISRRLGEAHGLLSSWRRLLDQQIMNTASRFEGPPESAVQEMVDTAHAQHTSRLSRLASRMRARRLLREADNPNPPDGGSTSPDSGLIRNNASDPSRNGPSSLLPDGIDWLRGLTLLGYEDTERFASAMSDFRRITGPSQYGASASSSNPPNLESTFDRTHVVAAPSADQASNSSTAAVIQGDAGISESAGEPSNAGSSRSLRRRGRSSALGSLDADGGGLQRNKRRRIN, encoded by the coding sequence atGGACGCCGATGAGGCCGCGGGGAGTAGCAGGAGGATGGATCTGAACCTCTACCTTGGCCTCCcacgcgccccgcgcccgcgccgctccgACCTCGGCTCCGACCTCGCCCTCAGCACCCCGATgccctcctccccgtcctcctccgcaGCCTCcgtcgacgcgccgccgccaccgccggagctgTCGCATCCCCCGTACTCCCCCTCTCACGCCGACCTTTCCCCTCCGCTGCAGGAGGTCTACTCCCTGTACAACCCCGACGACCCGCCTGCTTCCGAGACGCACCTGCCGCCGTATGcgccgcctccggctccggTGGTCTCGGAGCTCCCTGACGACCTCGAGTTTGGCCTccaccccccgccgccgctggtgcgTGCCAGCGAACTGCTAGGTTGGGAGGACCGGCCGTCTTCGTCGACGGCATCGTCCTCTTTCCTCCCTGACACCGCAGCCCGTTACTGGCGGCTTCTCGAGCAGACTGGAAGCAGATGGCTCCGTGCGAGGCGGTTTAGGTCGGACCTTCCGCCACTCAGTTCTGAAGCTTACCCAGCTGGGCGTGATGCTGCCGCAGTCCCAGTGCTGCAGCATGAACCGATGAATGATACTGTTGAACATAATAAGGTAGCTGCCGATGGCGCGGAAGTAGGCGCCTCCGAGGAATCGGAGGAGCAGGGCAGGAGCGCTGCCACATTTGAGTGTAATATATGCTTCGATATGGCCAGCGAGCCGGTGGTCACCTCTTGTGGCCATCTCTTCTGCTGGCCTTGCTTGTACCAATGGCTCAATGTTTATTCCAATCACAAGGAATGCCCAGTCTGCAAAGGCGAGGTGACTGAGGCGAATATTACTCCGATCTATGGGAGAGGGAATTCATGTTTGGATGCCGAGAAGGCTGTGGAAGGTGGGAAACAAACAGGTCCTACTATCCCACCAAGACCACATGGAAATCGGCTCGAAAGCTTCAGGCAGCAGTTTCACCATTTGCGACCGATCTCAAGAAGGCTTGGTGAGGCTCATGGGTTATTGTCATCATGGAGGCGCCTTCTGGACCAACAGATTATGAATACTGCGAGTAGGTTTGAAGGTCCGCCTGAATCAGCTGTGCAGGAAATGGTTGACACTGCTCACGCTCAGCACACCAGTCGCCTAAGTAGATTGGCGTCAAGGATGAGAGCAAGACGGTTGCTGAGAGAAGCAGACAACCCTAACCCTCCCGATGGCGGATCCACTTCCCCTGACAGTGGTTTGATCAGAAACAATGCATCGGATCCATCCAGAAATGGTCCGAGCTCATTATTACCAGATGGAATTGACTGGTTGCGTGGACTTACCCTTCTTGGGTATGAAGACACGGAAAGATTTGCATCTGCCATGAGTGATTTTAGAAGGATAACTGGACCAAGCCAATATGGTGCATCGGCTTCATCATCGAATCCTCCAAATCTCGAGTCAACATTTGACAGAACTCATGTTGTTGCAGCACCTTCTGCAGACCAAGCATCTAACTCAAGCACTGCTGCAGTGATACAGGGGGATGCTGGTATCTCTGAGAGTGCAGGAGAACCAAGTAACGCGGGGTCATCAAGATCcctgaggaggagagggaggagcagTGCCCTGGGTTCTTTGGATGCTGATGGCGGGGGCCTCCAACGGAACAAGAGGCGAAGGATAAACTGA